A stretch of the Anaerolineae bacterium genome encodes the following:
- a CDS encoding TlpA family protein disulfide reductase: MPGWQQFYLEQRDRGVEVVTVALDAQGSARARPYVEKAGATFTTLIDEEGTLAGVFGFKAVPNVVFADEVGVIRFTRFGGFNILRAEDARLAERFAASEALGEVERQASKPNAFREPAALDRFRRGLNLYRQGKVQQALDEWREAAAAEPDNWIVRKQIWAVENPERFYEGAVDYDWQKEQIAQGR; encoded by the coding sequence CTGCCAGGTTGGCAGCAGTTCTACCTCGAGCAGCGCGACCGAGGGGTGGAAGTGGTGACTGTGGCCCTGGACGCCCAGGGGTCTGCCCGGGCTCGGCCTTACGTGGAGAAGGCGGGGGCTACCTTTACCACTCTGATAGACGAGGAAGGCACCCTGGCCGGAGTCTTCGGCTTCAAGGCCGTGCCCAACGTGGTATTCGCCGACGAGGTCGGGGTGATCCGCTTCACCCGCTTCGGCGGCTTCAACATCCTCCGGGCGGAGGACGCCCGGCTGGCCGAACGCTTCGCCGCCAGCGAGGCACTAGGTGAAGTCGAGCGCCAGGCCAGCAAACCCAACGCCTTCCGCGAGCCGGCGGCCCTGGATCGGTTCCGCCGTGGGCTGAACCTATACCGCCAGGGGAAAGTCCAGCAGGCCCTGGACGAGTGGCGGGAGGCGGCGGCCGCGGAGCCGGACAACTGGATTGTCCGCAAGCAGATCTGGGCGGTGGAGAACCCCGAGCGTTTCTACGAGGGCGCGGTGGACTACGACTGGCAGAAGGAGCAGATCGCCCAGGGGCGGTAG